In Bos indicus x Bos taurus breed Angus x Brahman F1 hybrid chromosome 21, Bos_hybrid_MaternalHap_v2.0, whole genome shotgun sequence, one DNA window encodes the following:
- the CLEC14A gene encoding C-type lectin domain family 14 member A — protein sequence MRPALALCFLWQAFWPRPGRGEHPTADRASCSASGACYSLHHATFKRQEAQEACNLRHGVLSTVRGGAELRAVLALLRAGPGPGGGSKDLLFWVALERRRSDCTLENEPLRGFSWLSPDVGGSESDTLHWVEEPLLSCTVRRCAGLQATGGVEPAGWKEMRCHQRADGYLCKYQFQSLCPAPRPGAASNLSYRAPFQLYSAALDFSPPGTEVSALCPGQLSITATCTATEVDAHWEGIPSGTELCPCPGRYLRAGKCAELPDCLDEVGGFACECAAGFVLGKDGRSCVTNGEGQPTPGGTQVVTWHPPATAASLAPKGTWSPSVQKRPGEIPSAPGQGSATASFPEIPRWGAQSTLSTLQMSPQTEVKADVNSSGTAFPKVNATSPSDNPQAFDSSTVVFVLVSMAVVVLVILTVTVLGLFKLCFHKSPSPQQRKGPLASPGTEGDAEAAPLSSSSARSTDNGVKAGDCGLRDKVEGASLTGSSLGSGDT from the coding sequence ATGAGGCCGGCGCTCGCCCTGTGCTTCCTCTGGCAGGCGTTCTGGCCCCGGCCCGGCCGTGGCGAGCACCCCACCGCCGACCGCGCGAGCTGCTCGGCCTCGGGGGCCTGCTATAGCCTGCACCACGCTACCTTCAAGCGGCAGGAGGCCCAGGAGGCCTGCAACCTGCGCCACGGGGTGCTCAGCACGGTGCGCGGGGGCGCGGAGCTCCGCGCAGTGCTCGCGCTCCTGCGGGCCGGCCCGGGCCCTGGAGGGGGCTCCAAAGACCTTCTCTTCTGGGTGGCGCTGGAGCGCCGGCGATCCGACTGCACCCTGGAGAATGAGCCTTTGCGGGGTTTCTCCTGGTTGTCCCCCGACGTCGGCGGGTCGGAAAGCGACACGCTGCACTGGGTGGAGGAGCCCCTACTCTCCTGCACCGTTCGGAGGTGCGCGGGACTCCAGGCCACCGGGGGAGTCGAGCCCGCGGGCTGGAAGGAGATGCGATGCCACCAGCGCGCCGACGGCTATCTGTGCAAGTACCAGTTCCAGAGCTTGTGCCCCGCACCGCGCCCCGGGGCCGCTTCGAACTTGAGCTACCGCGCGCCCTTCCAGCTGTACAGCGCGGCGCTGGACTTCAGTCCCCCCGGGACGGAGGTGAGTGCGCTCTGCCCTGGGCAGCTCTCCATCACGGCCACCTGCACCGCGACCGAGGTCGACGCGCACTGGGAAGGGATACCCTCTGGGACCGAGCTCTGTCCCTGTCCCGGGAGGTATCTACGGGCTGGTAAGTGCGCTGAGCTCCCTGACTGCCTAGACGAAGTGGGAGGCTTTGCTTGCGAGTGCGCTGCGGGTTTCGTGCTGGGGAAAGACGGACGCTCCTGTGTAACCAATGGGGAAGGACAGCCGACCCCTGGAGGGACCCAGGTGGTCACCTGGCACCCGCCAGCCACTGCAGCCAGCCTCGCGCCGAAGGGAACGTGGTCACCCAGTGTCCAGAAGAGGCCGGGAGAGATACCCAGTGCCCCCGGACAAGGCAGTGCAACAGCATCTTTTCCCGAGATCCCTCGGTGGGGAGCACAGAGCACGCTATCTACCCTTCAGATGTCCCCTCAAACAGAGGTAAAGGCGGACGTGAACTCTTCAGGAACAGCCTTTCCTAAGGTTAATGCTACGTCTCCCTCGGACAACCCCCAGGCTTTCGATTCTTCCACCGTGGTCTTCGTACTTGTGAGCATGGCTGTAGTAGTGTTGGTGATACTGACCGTGACAGTGCTGGGGCTTTTCAAACTCTGCTTCCACAAGAGCCCTTCCCCTCAACAAAGGAAGGGGCCTTTGGCCTCGCCGGGCACGGAGGGTGATGCTGAGGCGGCTCCTCTGAGCTCCAGCTCTGCACGTTCCACGGACAATGGGGTGAAGGCCGGAGACTGTGGTCTGCGGGACAAAGTAGAGGGAGCCTCGTTGACGGGGTCCTCTCTTGGCTCTGGTGACACATAG